Proteins co-encoded in one Deltaproteobacteria bacterium genomic window:
- a CDS encoding ABC transporter ATP-binding protein, with protein sequence MSDTLLSVENLKVEFHTDEGIVRALDGVSLEIKKRKILGLVGETGCGKSVTGNSILRLLPEPPAKIIDGQVLFNGKNLLKTPRSELRKIRGGRISMIFQDPFTSLNPVYTVGNQISEAIELHQEASGKEALQRAAEIMQIVGIPEAEARLKDYPHQFSGGMRQRVMIAMALSCNPELLIADEPTTALDVTIQAQILELMSDLNRKTGTAVLLISHDLGIISEMCDEVATMYAGTIVEIAELEVFFAHHQHPYSEGLLASIPVMGERKEMLSVISGNVPNLIAPPAGCRFHPRCPYAMDKCQSEKPALQEIASGHKVACFKVTG encoded by the coding sequence ATGAGTGACACACTGCTAAGCGTCGAGAATCTGAAAGTCGAGTTTCATACTGACGAGGGGATTGTAAGGGCCCTGGATGGCGTCAGCCTCGAAATCAAAAAAAGAAAGATCCTGGGCCTGGTGGGGGAAACCGGTTGTGGAAAATCCGTGACAGGCAATAGCATCTTACGCCTGCTACCTGAACCGCCGGCCAAAATAATAGACGGGCAGGTCCTGTTCAACGGAAAAAACCTTCTTAAGACCCCCAGGTCAGAATTGAGAAAAATAAGGGGTGGAAGGATTTCGATGATCTTTCAGGATCCCTTCACGTCATTAAATCCTGTCTATACCGTTGGGAACCAGATCTCAGAGGCTATCGAGCTTCATCAGGAGGCTTCAGGCAAAGAGGCCTTGCAGCGGGCCGCGGAGATCATGCAAATAGTCGGCATCCCAGAGGCCGAGGCTCGTTTGAAGGATTATCCTCACCAATTTTCCGGCGGCATGCGGCAGCGGGTCATGATTGCCATGGCCCTTTCATGCAACCCGGAACTGCTCATCGCCGATGAACCCACCACAGCACTCGATGTAACCATCCAGGCGCAAATTCTTGAATTGATGTCTGATTTGAATCGAAAAACCGGCACGGCTGTCCTCCTCATTTCGCACGATCTGGGCATCATCTCAGAAATGTGCGATGAGGTGGCCACCATGTATGCGGGGACCATCGTGGAAATCGCCGAGCTGGAGGTCTTTTTTGCCCATCATCAACATCCTTACTCTGAGGGACTTCTGGCGTCCATTCCCGTCATGGGCGAGAGAAAGGAGATGCTCAGCGTTATTAGCGGAAATGTACCGAACCTGATCGCGCCCCCGGCGGGCTGCCGTTTTCATCCAAGATGCCCTTATGCCATGGATAAATGCCAGAGTGAAAAGCCTGCCCTTCAGGAAATCGCCTCCGGGCACAAGGTCGCATGCTTCAAGGTCACAGGATAG
- a CDS encoding ABC transporter permease codes for MNKGDIKQSQILGTWRRLRRNKLALVGMVIIVIVALMAILGPYATPYDPLKQDFKEIRKAMSLKHWFGSDDVGRDIFSRILVGARITLIISSIAVLMGLFIGTLIGMLGGFYGGKIDVLVVYLTDVLLAFPGLLLAIAVIAAIGPGVTGVIVASGSSSIPQFIRIIRGVVLSEKEKDYVLAARAIGENNNIIMLRYILPNCVAPLVVLLTLRMAAVILIAAGLSFLGLGVQPPSPEWGAMLNEGRGYLQTAPHISIFPGLAIMIVVLAFNLFGDGLRDALDPRMRI; via the coding sequence ATGAATAAAGGGGATATAAAACAAAGCCAGATTCTCGGGACCTGGCGGCGCTTGAGGCGAAATAAACTGGCCCTGGTGGGTATGGTCATCATTGTAATCGTGGCCTTAATGGCGATATTAGGCCCCTATGCCACACCTTACGATCCTTTGAAGCAGGACTTCAAAGAGATACGGAAAGCCATGAGTCTCAAACATTGGTTCGGTAGTGACGATGTCGGCCGGGACATCTTTTCGCGCATCCTGGTGGGAGCCAGAATTACCCTTATCATTTCCAGTATCGCCGTGCTGATGGGGCTTTTTATCGGGACGTTGATCGGGATGCTTGGAGGTTTCTACGGCGGGAAGATAGATGTCCTGGTGGTGTATCTAACAGATGTCCTTCTGGCTTTCCCCGGCCTTCTCCTGGCTATCGCCGTGATTGCCGCCATCGGTCCCGGGGTTACCGGTGTCATTGTGGCCAGTGGTTCTTCTTCGATCCCTCAATTCATTCGCATAATCAGGGGTGTTGTCCTTTCGGAGAAGGAGAAGGATTATGTGCTGGCCGCTCGGGCCATTGGAGAGAATAACAATATCATCATGCTGCGGTACATCCTGCCCAACTGTGTGGCTCCGCTTGTGGTCTTATTGACCTTGAGGATGGCTGCCGTTATCCTGATTGCCGCGGGCTTAAGTTTCCTTGGCCTTGGTGTCCAGCCGCCGTCGCCGGAATGGGGCGCCATGCTAAACGAGGGGCGGGGATATTTACAAACAGCGCCGCATATCTCTATTTTCCCTGGTCTGGCCATCATGATTGTTGTGCTGGCCTTTAATCTGTTCGGGGATGGACTCAGAGACGCGCTCGACCCGAGGATGAGGATATAA